The following are encoded together in the Iodobacter fluviatilis genome:
- a CDS encoding restriction endonuclease subunit S: MIHDWTKVRLKDVCSRITVGHVGSMANCYIESGVPFLRSQNILPFRLHMQDVKYVSKEFHESLRKSVLRAGDVAIVRTGYPGTACVIPEGMGEVNCADLVVITPSSNLNPYFLAAVFNSSWGKASVAGNLVGVAQQHFNVGAAKEMEISLPPRAIQNRIAAILSAYDDLIENNTRRIAVLEEMARRIYEEWFVHFRYPGHEQDQKVETELGLVPEGWAIQTVENTFEILGGGTPSKAESSYWENGDINWYSPTDLTRSGSKFMACSGSKINALGLKKSSARLFPVRSVMMTSRATLGVIAVNTTEACTNQGFITCIPNEKFPLWSLYHWLTQNADYFASIATGSTFKEITKGVFKTTRLAIAPAQVIHAFEANVSPLMDLVLNLETKNANLRQTRDLLLPRLISGELDVSTLVLPDAV, from the coding sequence ATGATTCACGATTGGACTAAGGTCCGCTTAAAGGATGTTTGTTCGCGGATTACTGTCGGTCATGTGGGTTCAATGGCAAATTGTTATATCGAGAGCGGAGTCCCATTTTTACGGTCGCAAAACATCTTGCCTTTTCGGTTGCATATGCAAGATGTTAAGTATGTATCAAAAGAATTTCATGAGTCTCTACGCAAGTCCGTACTTCGTGCTGGTGATGTTGCCATCGTGCGAACTGGTTATCCAGGGACTGCTTGCGTCATTCCCGAAGGTATGGGCGAAGTCAATTGCGCAGATTTAGTTGTAATTACGCCGTCATCGAATTTGAATCCCTATTTTCTTGCCGCAGTCTTTAACTCCTCGTGGGGTAAAGCATCCGTTGCTGGAAACCTCGTAGGTGTTGCACAGCAACATTTTAACGTTGGTGCTGCAAAAGAAATGGAGATTTCATTACCGCCTAGAGCAATACAGAATCGTATCGCCGCCATTCTCTCCGCCTACGACGACCTGATTGAGAACAACACGCGGCGGATTGCGGTGTTGGAGGAAATGGCGCGGCGGATTTATGAAGAATGGTTCGTCCACTTCCGCTACCCCGGCCACGAGCAAGACCAAAAAGTCGAAACCGAGCTAGGCTTGGTGCCGGAAGGGTGGGCTATTCAAACTGTTGAAAACACGTTTGAGATATTAGGCGGTGGTACACCATCGAAAGCAGAGTCTAGCTATTGGGAAAACGGTGATATTAATTGGTATTCGCCAACCGACCTTACCCGTTCAGGTTCAAAGTTTATGGCGTGCTCTGGTAGCAAAATTAATGCACTGGGATTGAAAAAAAGCTCGGCGCGTCTTTTCCCTGTTCGCTCAGTGATGATGACAAGTAGAGCTACACTTGGTGTTATTGCAGTAAATACAACCGAGGCATGTACTAACCAAGGTTTTATCACCTGCATTCCAAATGAAAAATTTCCTTTGTGGTCGCTTTATCATTGGCTGACACAGAATGCGGATTATTTTGCGTCAATAGCTACTGGCTCGACCTTTAAGGAAATTACTAAGGGCGTGTTTAAGACGACGCGACTTGCAATTGCGCCAGCTCAAGTCATCCATGCATTTGAAGCTAATGTCTCACCGCTTATGGATTTGGTCCTTAATTTAGAAACAAAAAATGCAAACCTCCGCCAAACCCGCGACCTACTCTTGCCGCGTTTGATTTCGGGTGAGTTGGATGTTTCGACGCTGGTGCTGCCGGATGCGGTTTGA
- a CDS encoding PDDEXK nuclease domain-containing protein produces MDIDKPISLSDTPSDYAAWLLELKSRIHTAQQRAALAVNRELVLLYWQIGRDILARQAEQGWGAKVIERLAHDLRAAFPELKGFSRANLMYMRSFAEAWPQAAIVQQAVGQLPWGHNLVLLSKLKDPQWRMTYAERAIEHGWSRAVLTMHIETRRLEREGQAVTNFAERLPAPHSDLAQQSLKDPYIFDFLSVGKQADEREIEAALIQHVSNFLLELGAGFAFVGRQVHLEVGGDDFFIDLLFYHLKLRCYIVIELKAGAFKPEHTGQLGFYMTAVDMQMKSEHDAPTIGLLLCKSKNKVVAEYALRDSNKPIGVAEYQLIESLPAQLQTNLPSIEQIERELGDKL; encoded by the coding sequence ATGGACATTGATAAACCTATTTCTTTGAGCGATACACCTAGCGACTATGCGGCTTGGCTGCTTGAGCTGAAGTCGCGCATTCATACTGCACAGCAGCGGGCTGCGCTGGCGGTGAATCGTGAGCTGGTGCTGTTGTATTGGCAAATTGGCCGCGATATTTTGGCGCGGCAGGCCGAGCAGGGTTGGGGCGCAAAAGTGATTGAGCGGCTGGCGCATGATTTGCGCGCGGCGTTTCCTGAGCTGAAGGGCTTTTCCCGCGCTAACTTAATGTATATGCGCTCATTCGCCGAGGCGTGGCCGCAAGCGGCAATTGTCCAGCAGGCTGTTGGACAATTGCCGTGGGGGCATAATTTGGTCTTGCTCAGCAAGCTGAAAGACCCGCAGTGGCGGATGACTTATGCGGAACGCGCCATTGAGCACGGCTGGTCGCGCGCCGTGTTGACGATGCATATTGAAACCCGACGTTTGGAGCGGGAAGGTCAGGCGGTCACTAATTTTGCTGAACGCTTGCCTGCGCCACACTCCGATTTGGCGCAACAGTCGCTTAAAGACCCGTATATTTTTGATTTTTTAAGCGTGGGCAAGCAGGCCGATGAGCGCGAAATCGAAGCGGCGCTGATACAGCATGTGTCTAATTTTTTACTGGAGCTGGGCGCGGGCTTTGCCTTTGTCGGGCGGCAAGTGCATTTGGAAGTGGGCGGCGATGATTTTTTCATCGACTTGCTGTTTTACCATCTGAAATTACGCTGCTATATCGTCATTGAACTTAAAGCGGGTGCTTTCAAGCCAGAGCATACGGGCCAGCTTGGGTTTTATATGACGGCGGTGGATATGCAGATGAAATCCGAGCACGACGCGCCCACCATCGGTTTATTGCTGTGCAAAAGCAAAAACAAAGTCGTGGCCGAGTATGCTTTGCGGGATAGTAATAAGCCCATCGGCGTCGCTGAATATCAACTGATTGAAAGTCTGCCTGCACAATTGCAAACCAATTTACCGAGTATCGAGCAGATTGAGCGGGAGCTGGGCGATAAACTTTGA
- a CDS encoding type I restriction endonuclease subunit R, giving the protein MPYNIEKPIPHSAREVSAGYGELKLVEAPAIELLKSLGWQHADLFKEKLGKAGTEGRENECQVILPKRLRAALEWLNPGLPALAYELAFDALNIDRSRESVVVANQAIYRLLRDGVKVSFAGADGLPSIETVKLVDWANAANNDYFLATQFRVSGDMYQRRCDGVGFINGLPLVFLEFKAPSVHLKAAFDENLRDYRGQSIPQLFHFNAFILLSNGRETKVGTLTSMWEHFAEWKRISTEEEPAKVSLETALRGMLLPERLLDLIENYTLFELVRGGLVKKVAKNHQFLGVNKAVEEVGKLNENQGKLGVFWHTQGSGKSLSMVFFTQKILRKRPGAWTFVIVTDREELDTQIYKTFANTGSINGAEVQANSAVHLKELLAGNQRYVFTLIQKFRNEQGEEYPTLSNRSDIIVITDEAHRSEYGTFAMNMRKALPNAAFIGFTGTPLIAGEDEKTRAVFGDYVSVYNFAQAIEDGATVPLYYENRIPALQLTNEDLDADLAAILENAELDGEQEKKLEREFGRQYHLITRNDRLETIAADIVEHFTGRGYRGKAMMVCIDKATAIKMYDKVQAHWQATLARLHAELKLSTGEHALALQARIELMLATDMAVVVSQGQNEVADLKAKGLDIEPHRSRMMQGDLEEEFKSPTTKLKLVFVCAMWITGFDVPTCSTLYLDKPMKAHTLMQAIARANRVASGKTSGMIVDYIGIFRHLQDALSVYAHSGRGGEGGQGEHLGEMPLEAKQQLILLLEQAIADAEMWCQVQRISIAEIIAAEGFYRVGLMMDAVDAIVSSEEIKAQFMALAGFVAKHYKAILPDTHAADYAPKTVALAFLARQVKALMPPVDISDVMNDIEALLDDSIATEGYHIPASGMPKALIDLSEIDFEALDAQLQMGKRKHIAAEQLKGAVEKKLNELASKNPSREGMLARFQKLIDAYNAGCMNVEAFVAELKQFTKELSAEELRGVSLGLSEEELAVFDILTQPDPPLTPAQEQEVRRLAKELLAKLKAEKLILDWRLKQQARAAVQKTIRDIFRTLPQPYNLDLRQEKAARAYSFVYEHMAG; this is encoded by the coding sequence TTGCCCTATAACATCGAAAAACCAATCCCACATTCTGCGCGTGAAGTGTCTGCTGGCTATGGTGAGCTGAAATTGGTTGAGGCTCCTGCTATTGAGTTGCTTAAGTCTTTGGGCTGGCAGCATGCCGATTTATTTAAAGAAAAGTTGGGTAAGGCGGGAACTGAAGGGCGAGAAAACGAATGCCAGGTGATTTTGCCCAAGCGCTTGCGGGCAGCGTTAGAGTGGCTTAATCCGGGCTTGCCTGCATTGGCTTATGAGCTGGCATTTGATGCCTTAAATATCGACCGTTCGCGTGAATCGGTGGTGGTTGCCAACCAAGCTATTTATCGTCTGTTGCGTGACGGCGTAAAAGTAAGCTTTGCTGGTGCAGATGGTTTACCGAGTATTGAAACGGTAAAGCTGGTGGACTGGGCAAATGCTGCTAATAACGATTATTTTCTGGCGACGCAGTTTAGGGTGTCTGGTGATATGTACCAGCGTCGCTGTGATGGGGTGGGGTTTATCAATGGCTTACCCTTGGTCTTTCTGGAATTTAAAGCGCCTAGTGTTCATCTAAAAGCGGCCTTTGATGAAAACCTGCGTGATTACCGTGGGCAAAGCATCCCACAACTGTTTCACTTCAATGCGTTTATCTTGTTATCCAATGGCCGCGAAACCAAGGTCGGCACACTTACGTCGATGTGGGAGCACTTTGCCGAATGGAAGCGAATTTCGACCGAAGAAGAGCCCGCCAAGGTATCGCTAGAAACTGCACTGCGCGGGATGCTGCTGCCCGAGCGATTACTTGACCTGATTGAAAACTACACGCTGTTTGAGCTGGTTCGTGGTGGGCTGGTGAAGAAGGTCGCCAAAAACCATCAATTCCTTGGTGTGAACAAAGCCGTTGAGGAAGTGGGCAAGCTGAACGAAAACCAAGGCAAGTTGGGGGTGTTTTGGCATACCCAAGGCAGCGGTAAGAGTTTATCAATGGTGTTTTTTACGCAGAAAATTTTGCGCAAACGTCCAGGTGCGTGGACCTTTGTGATTGTCACCGACCGCGAAGAACTTGATACGCAAATTTATAAAACCTTTGCCAATACCGGCAGCATAAATGGTGCTGAAGTTCAGGCAAATAGCGCTGTGCATTTAAAAGAGTTGCTGGCTGGAAATCAGCGTTATGTATTTACGCTGATTCAAAAATTCCGTAATGAGCAGGGCGAGGAATACCCGACCCTATCGAATCGCTCTGACATTATTGTTATTACGGATGAAGCGCATCGTAGTGAATACGGTACGTTTGCAATGAATATGCGTAAGGCACTGCCCAATGCCGCTTTTATTGGATTTACCGGAACACCTTTGATTGCAGGCGAGGATGAAAAAACCCGTGCAGTATTTGGTGATTATGTTTCGGTTTATAACTTTGCCCAAGCGATTGAAGACGGCGCAACTGTGCCGCTGTATTACGAAAATCGCATTCCCGCTTTGCAATTAACGAATGAAGATTTGGATGCCGATTTGGCAGCGATTCTGGAAAACGCTGAGCTGGACGGGGAACAAGAGAAAAAACTAGAGCGTGAATTTGGTCGCCAATATCATTTGATTACCCGGAACGACCGGCTGGAAACCATTGCTGCTGATATCGTCGAACACTTTACTGGCCGGGGCTATCGCGGCAAGGCGATGATGGTGTGCATTGATAAAGCCACTGCCATCAAAATGTATGACAAGGTACAAGCGCATTGGCAAGCGACGCTGGCACGTCTACATGCCGAGCTGAAGTTGAGCACGGGCGAGCATGCCTTGGCTTTGCAAGCGCGTATCGAGCTGATGCTAGCTACCGATATGGCCGTGGTGGTGTCGCAAGGCCAAAATGAAGTGGCCGACCTGAAAGCGAAAGGCTTGGATATTGAGCCGCATCGCAGCCGCATGATGCAGGGTGATTTGGAAGAAGAATTCAAAAGCCCGACGACCAAACTGAAACTGGTATTTGTTTGCGCGATGTGGATTACGGGCTTTGATGTGCCAACGTGCTCGACTTTGTATCTTGATAAGCCGATGAAGGCGCATACGCTCATGCAAGCCATTGCCCGCGCCAATCGTGTTGCGAGTGGCAAAACCAGCGGTATGATTGTTGATTACATTGGGATTTTCCGTCATCTGCAAGACGCGCTGTCTGTTTATGCTCATTCAGGCAGGGGTGGAGAGGGCGGGCAGGGCGAGCATTTGGGTGAAATGCCGCTGGAGGCCAAACAACAGCTTATCTTGTTGCTGGAACAGGCCATTGCCGATGCTGAGATGTGGTGCCAGGTGCAGCGTATCAGTATTGCTGAAATTATTGCTGCCGAAGGTTTTTACCGTGTCGGCCTGATGATGGATGCAGTTGATGCCATTGTAAGTAGTGAAGAAATCAAGGCTCAGTTTATGGCGTTGGCGGGTTTTGTAGCCAAACACTACAAAGCAATTTTGCCGGATACCCATGCCGCAGATTACGCGCCTAAAACAGTGGCTTTGGCTTTTTTAGCAAGGCAGGTGAAGGCTCTAATGCCTCCTGTAGATATTAGCGATGTCATGAATGATATCGAGGCTTTGCTCGATGATTCTATTGCTACTGAGGGCTACCATATCCCAGCCAGCGGTATGCCTAAGGCTTTAATTGATTTATCTGAAATCGATTTTGAAGCGCTGGATGCTCAATTACAAATGGGCAAGCGTAAACACATTGCTGCAGAGCAGTTAAAAGGTGCTGTTGAGAAAAAGCTTAATGAGTTGGCGAGCAAAAACCCAAGTCGCGAGGGGATGCTAGCGCGTTTTCAAAAGTTAATTGATGCCTACAATGCAGGCTGTATGAATGTTGAAGCTTTTGTTGCCGAACTCAAGCAATTTACTAAGGAGCTGAGTGCAGAAGAGCTACGTGGCGTATCACTGGGGCTGAGCGAAGAAGAATTGGCGGTATTTGATATTCTGACCCAGCCCGACCCGCCACTAACGCCCGCTCAAGAGCAAGAAGTGCGTCGTTTAGCGAAAGAGCTATTGGCAAAGTTGAAAGCGGAAAAGCTGATTCTGGATTGGCGTTTAAAACAACAAGCCCGCGCCGCAGTGCAAAAAACGATTAGAGATATTTTTAGAACATTACCGCAGCCCTATAACCTAGATTTACGCCAAGAAAAGGCCGCAAGGGCGTATAGCTTTGTTTATGAGCATATGGCTGGGTAA